TGCTGTCTTTTGGAATTCCTTCTTTAATATAATTCTGTTCAATTAAAGTATCGCTTAGTCCGAGTGTGTCGTTCACATTGAGATAGAAGGGGAGCATCAGTGCAACATTTAGCGTTTTTTCCTCATTAGAAAAATCTATTGAATCGCAGAATGAATGATATTTGGGAACTACCTCTGATATTTCAGTTTCAAGAATTGTTGAATCTTTTAGATTTTGTGTTTCGGCAATTTCAATTTTGATTTCTTTACTAATATACTTTTTTGGAATTCGTATATTCTGCCCAATATTTAAATCATTAAAATCAATTTCTTTATTGTATTTTTCAATCTTCTTTTCTTTTATTCCATACAATTCTGAAATTGATTCTAAAGATTGGTTCCATTTTGTTGAATGATAGATAAATTCTTTGTCTTCTTCTGGAATGTCAGACACTTCACTTTCCAAAATGGTTTTAGGAATACACAAAAGTTGGCCGGTTTGGATGGAAAATTCCGCAGATGGATTGTATTTAATAATTGTATCTTGTTCAATCTTATATTTTTTTGAAATAGAATATAAAGTTTCACCCTTGGTAACTTCAAAACATTGCAGTTTGTTTGTGTCAATTTCGATAGTATCTTTCTCAATTTCAACAATTTCGACAGGCACTTCAATATTTTTAAGGGAAGTTGAATCTGAGCTAATATTGCCTTTTAGATGAGAATTTTTTGAGTTTTTTGGAAGTTTTACAATTTGCCCAATTTTAAGGACTATTTCAGTTTCAGGATTATGAAAAATAATTTCTTTTTGAGAAACATGAAATTTCTTAGATAAAGAATATAGGGTATTTCCTTTTTCAACTTTGTAATAAATGAAGTCTCCATCTGAGTGTATGCCACTGATATAGCTTTTTTTCTTGACTTTTGACGTATCTTCTTCGTAATCAGGGTTTAGTATTTTAATGATTTGTCCTTCATTTATATTGTTGGTAATTTCAGGATTTATTTTTTTTATTTCGGAGACGCTCATATTGTATTTCCTATGTAAGAAATAGAGCGTTTCGCTTATCGAAACTGTATGTAAAATATACTTGTCTTTTTTGTTCACTTCAGGTTTTTTCTCTTCAGTAGAATTGTTTCGTCCGTCGATAATGGGCAGTTTTATTTTCATTCCAATTTTTAAACCCGAATAAATTTCAGGGTTTGAGGCTTCTAATTCTGTTTGAAAAACATTGTAAATCCTACACAAAGAATATTCCGTATCACCTTTTTTGACAGTATGCAAAAAGTATTTTTTTCCGTCAATTACTATTCTTTCTTTTGTACGGAGACTATCGAGATTTTTCTCTTGTGCAAAAGCTGTGTTAACTGTATAAATTATTATAAATAAAAGGATTATATACCGAAAAATATTATTCATTGATAACTATATTGATTAAATTTCTCAAAAATTCAAAAATACAAAAATTGTAGTATAATAAATAAATATTTAGACTAAATCTTGTTTTGAGCTGCAGCAACATAAATTTGACTTTAAACTCTTTTAATTTTGTATCTAATTTGTATAACTCTTTGTAACATCTATTTCAAACCGTCTCTCAACAAAATCTTCAAACAATTAATTTTTTTTATAGCGAAAGATCTATTCAATAAACCTGCTGGCTTGGGTTTAGATTAATCCCGATTATTTATTGGG
The window above is part of the Bacteroidota bacterium genome. Proteins encoded here:
- a CDS encoding LysM peptidoglycan-binding domain-containing protein, with protein sequence MNNIFRYIILLFIIIYTVNTAFAQEKNLDSLRTKERIVIDGKKYFLHTVKKGDTEYSLCRIYNVFQTELEASNPEIYSGLKIGMKIKLPIIDGRNNSTEEKKPEVNKKDKYILHTVSISETLYFLHRKYNMSVSEIKKINPEITNNINEGQIIKILNPDYEEDTSKVKKKSYISGIHSDGDFIYYKVEKGNTLYSLSKKFHVSQKEIIFHNPETEIVLKIGQIVKLPKNSKNSHLKGNISSDSTSLKNIEVPVEIVEIEKDTIEIDTNKLQCFEVTKGETLYSISKKYKIEQDTIIKYNPSAEFSIQTGQLLCIPKTILESEVSDIPEEDKEFIYHSTKWNQSLESISELYGIKEKKIEKYNKEIDFNDLNIGQNIRIPKKYISKEIKIEIAETQNLKDSTILETEISEVVPKYHSFCDSIDFSNEEKTLNVALMLPFYLNVNDTLGLSDTLIEQNYIKEGIPKDSIDALMEKRERIFSKSEIFLEFYEGLLIAVDSLRNSGLNIRLSVFDTQKDTITVKEIVRTQVLDTMDFIIGPVYSINMKIVAEHVKNKNIKLISPLVSNNEFLVGNKNFFQVVPSLEVQLQLFTEQLTKFKDHNILMIYSGNKKDKQLLNLYKKNLAASMQKVTNIDSLNYKQIVYSEKSISEIDLNNDPNNIKTNIIEEALTKDSANLIILPSIRQGFVSNLIRQINTIYENNKDSLDITICGFPHWQRYENIELDYLYNLQLLSFSTSYINYSCKHTNNFIEKFRQNYHSEPTRFAFQAYDIMFYFSKNIHKYDQYFIDCINSEFNENENSLQSMFDFTKINQKGGFENSSIYLLKYNKDFSFEEPKNISKTKSHSKIDGNDELF